In Zobellia roscoffensis, the following are encoded in one genomic region:
- a CDS encoding phytoene/squalene synthase family protein, with protein MKALFDKVSYQCSKIVTESYSTSFTLATKMLSPSIRADIYNIYGFVRFADEIVDTFDQYNKEKLFNQFEASLKDALEQRISLNPILNSFQHTYHSYEIPYELVAAFMKSMRMDLHKTIYKTDEEYKEYIYGSADVVGLMCLKVFVKGDIEKYNHLKKTAMALGSAFQKVNFLRDLKSDFEDLNRSYFPNTDLAMLDEASKTRIVNEIKADFQLAYSGILQLPNEAKFGVYTAYKYYYQLLKKLQRTPSLEIRKVRIRVPNYEKFGVLAKSYVNYKLNLV; from the coding sequence ATGAAAGCCCTCTTTGATAAAGTTTCCTACCAATGTAGCAAGATAGTTACAGAATCTTATAGCACCTCTTTTACACTGGCCACAAAAATGTTATCTCCTTCAATAAGAGCCGATATCTATAACATCTACGGTTTTGTCCGTTTCGCAGATGAAATTGTAGACACCTTCGATCAGTATAACAAAGAGAAGCTCTTTAATCAGTTTGAAGCGAGTCTTAAAGATGCTTTGGAACAACGCATTAGCCTAAACCCTATTCTAAATTCGTTTCAACATACCTATCATTCATATGAAATACCCTATGAACTGGTTGCCGCTTTTATGAAGAGTATGAGAATGGACCTCCATAAGACCATTTACAAAACTGACGAAGAATATAAAGAGTACATTTATGGCTCTGCAGACGTAGTGGGCCTGATGTGTTTAAAAGTCTTTGTAAAGGGTGATATAGAGAAGTACAATCACCTAAAAAAGACTGCAATGGCTTTGGGTTCTGCTTTTCAAAAAGTGAACTTCCTACGCGATCTTAAAAGTGATTTTGAAGATTTAAACCGAAGCTATTTCCCAAATACAGATTTAGCAATGCTCGACGAAGCTTCAAAAACCCGGATTGTTAATGAAATTAAAGCCGATTTTCAACTTGCGTATTCCGGTATATTGCAATTACCTAACGAAGCTAAATTTGGCGTATATACCGCATATAAGTACTATTACCAACTGTTAAAAAAGTTACAGCGCACTCCTTCTCTAGAAATTAGAAAAGTTCGAATTCGCGTTCCCAACTATGAAAAATTTGGTGTTTTGGCAAAATCATATGTAAACT
- a CDS encoding response regulator codes for MDILLIEDDAIEVMKLQRTVKKLELKHNIIETKNGEDALEILKSGNRLPDIILLDLNMPRMNGIEFLSILRADDVLKYLPTVILTTSENRADLLECYKIGVAGYVIKPLKYEEYESKLHKVLQYWDINQLVKG; via the coding sequence ATGGATATTTTATTAATAGAAGACGATGCAATTGAGGTAATGAAATTACAGCGTACTGTAAAGAAATTAGAACTAAAGCATAATATTATTGAGACCAAAAATGGAGAAGATGCTTTAGAAATCTTAAAATCAGGTAACAGGTTGCCAGATATTATTTTACTAGACCTTAATATGCCCCGAATGAACGGTATTGAATTTTTGAGCATTCTTAGAGCTGATGATGTCTTAAAATATCTTCCTACAGTTATTCTTACAACATCTGAGAATAGAGCAGATTTATTAGAATGTTATAAAATTGGAGTAGCAGGTTACGTAATCAAGCCCTTAAAATATGAAGAATATGAGTCTAAACTACATAAGGTTCTTCAGTACTGGGACATCAACCAATTGGTGAAAGGCTAA
- a CDS encoding MerR family transcriptional regulator, with amino-acid sequence MNTLKKTFSIRDLENLSGIKAHTIRIWEKRYNLLSPERTDTNIRRYSLESLQKLLNITLLYSNGHKISKIANLKETKIPELVTELTSKSNKSQVLNTFKLAMINFDQQLFSKTYQTLLLEKSFSEIFREVFIPLLNELGLLWQTDTICPAHEHFMSNLIKQKILINTQELQEKGVFNSNTTFVAYLPESEIHEIGLLYLNYEIVSRGYKSIYLGQTVPLENLEEVMKTFENTTFLSYFTVSPAKDKINEYISQFNSISSKYPSTKLWLLGHQTQHIDTSSLPGSVEIFTSINKIINRL; translated from the coding sequence ATGAACACTTTAAAAAAAACCTTTTCCATACGGGACCTAGAAAATCTTTCGGGTATTAAAGCACACACCATTAGAATATGGGAAAAAAGATATAACCTACTTTCTCCAGAACGGACAGATACCAACATTAGAAGGTACAGTCTGGAAAGCCTACAAAAACTTCTAAACATTACGCTTCTCTATAGTAATGGACATAAAATATCTAAAATTGCTAATTTAAAAGAGACTAAAATTCCTGAGCTTGTAACCGAGCTAACTTCAAAAAGTAATAAGAGTCAGGTCTTAAACACTTTTAAACTAGCTATGATCAATTTTGATCAACAGCTTTTTTCCAAAACTTACCAAACTCTTCTTCTTGAGAAATCTTTTTCAGAAATTTTTAGAGAAGTCTTTATACCTCTTTTAAATGAGTTAGGACTATTATGGCAAACAGATACCATTTGCCCTGCACATGAACATTTTATGTCCAACCTCATAAAACAAAAAATCTTAATAAACACTCAGGAGCTACAGGAAAAAGGTGTATTCAACAGTAATACCACATTTGTAGCCTATTTACCGGAAAGCGAAATACACGAAATAGGTCTTCTATATTTAAATTACGAAATTGTGTCCCGTGGGTATAAGTCAATTTATTTAGGGCAAACTGTTCCATTAGAGAATTTAGAAGAAGTCATGAAGACTTTTGAAAACACCACTTTTCTATCCTATTTTACCGTGTCTCCTGCAAAGGATAAAATTAACGAATACATTAGCCAATTCAATTCGATTTCTTCTAAATACCCAAGCACAAAACTCTGGTTGTTAGGACACCAAACCCAACATATAGATACTAGTAGTTTACCAGGTTCAGTCGAAATATTTACATCTATAAACAAAATTATTAACCGACTTTAA
- a CDS encoding heme NO-binding domain-containing protein: MKGIVFTEFLEMVEDKFGLETLDNIIENGNLPSEGIYTSVGTYDFNEMVTLITNLSEETKIPVGDLIYAFGLYLFAGLANSHPEVIKNYNTPLGLLYCIEDHIHVHVKKLYPDAELPSFKVLDKTDTTITMVYSSSRGLYRLAHGLIEKAFEHFGGTATITYDVLKEDGTEVKFDIVQNG; the protein is encoded by the coding sequence ATGAAAGGAATTGTATTCACAGAATTTTTGGAAATGGTAGAGGACAAGTTTGGTCTTGAGACTCTAGATAACATCATAGAAAATGGAAATTTGCCGTCTGAGGGCATTTATACGTCCGTTGGGACGTATGATTTTAATGAGATGGTTACACTTATAACCAACTTAAGTGAAGAAACTAAAATTCCGGTTGGCGATCTCATATATGCTTTTGGGCTTTACCTATTTGCAGGTTTGGCAAACTCTCATCCTGAAGTCATAAAAAATTATAATACTCCACTTGGGTTATTGTACTGTATAGAAGATCATATACATGTGCATGTTAAAAAGCTGTACCCAGATGCAGAGTTACCAAGTTTTAAGGTTTTAGATAAGACCGATACCACAATAACCATGGTTTACTCTTCATCAAGAGGACTGTATCGTCTAGCCCATGGTCTTATAGAAAAAGCTTTTGAACATTTTGGAGGCACCGCTACAATCACGTACGACGTGTTAAAAGAGGATGGTACCGAGGTGAAATTTGATATTGTTCAAAATGGATAG
- a CDS encoding phytoene desaturase family protein: MQKKIAIIGSGFSSLSASCYLAKAGHEVAIYEKNKTIGGRARQLIKDGFTFDMGPSWYWMPDIFDAFFNDFGKKTADYYQLNKLSPAYKIFFADDNITIGDCMDDICKEFERIEPGSASHLRNFIEKAQKNYDIAINKVVLRPGLSPLELVTPETALRVDQFFKTISGEVRKKFKNKKLISTLEFPVLFLGAKPNKTPSFYNFMNYADFGLGTWHPQGGMYEVVKAMQNLAKELGVTIHTESPAHKIKVKNNCAIGVTINGENIPADIVLSGADYYHSESLLEPQYRQYSETYWDKKTFAPSSLLFYVAFDTKLKNIEHHNLFFDTDFERHAKEIYDQPSWPEDPLFYANFPSVTDSSMAPENFETGFFLIPIAPNLTDTPELRKQYFDIIIDRFERRTQQSVKQNILFKESFCVNDFVEQYNSYKGNAYGMANTLSQTAFLRPNLKSKKVNNLYFTGQLTVPGPGVPPALISGKLVSQLINKNV, from the coding sequence ATGCAAAAAAAAATTGCCATAATAGGTTCAGGATTCTCATCATTGTCTGCATCATGCTACTTAGCAAAAGCAGGTCATGAAGTAGCAATCTATGAGAAAAATAAAACTATAGGTGGCAGAGCTAGACAGCTTATTAAGGATGGATTTACATTTGACATGGGACCTAGTTGGTATTGGATGCCCGATATTTTTGATGCATTCTTTAATGATTTTGGAAAGAAGACAGCAGATTATTATCAGCTAAATAAATTAAGTCCTGCCTACAAAATTTTCTTTGCAGATGACAACATCACCATTGGGGATTGTATGGATGATATATGTAAGGAATTTGAACGTATTGAACCTGGAAGCGCCTCGCACCTCAGAAACTTCATTGAAAAAGCTCAAAAAAACTATGATATTGCTATTAACAAGGTGGTACTTCGCCCAGGGCTTTCTCCTTTAGAACTTGTTACTCCTGAAACGGCATTGCGTGTGGATCAATTTTTTAAGACCATTAGTGGCGAAGTCCGTAAAAAATTTAAAAACAAAAAGTTAATATCTACTCTAGAATTCCCAGTTCTTTTTTTAGGAGCAAAACCTAATAAAACACCTTCATTCTATAATTTTATGAATTATGCCGACTTTGGCCTGGGTACTTGGCACCCGCAAGGTGGTATGTATGAAGTTGTAAAGGCTATGCAAAATCTAGCCAAAGAGTTAGGTGTTACCATACATACTGAATCTCCTGCTCATAAAATAAAGGTGAAAAACAATTGTGCCATCGGAGTTACTATAAATGGGGAAAACATTCCTGCCGATATTGTTTTAAGCGGAGCGGACTATTACCATTCGGAATCACTGCTAGAACCACAATACCGTCAATATTCTGAGACCTATTGGGACAAGAAGACCTTTGCCCCTTCTTCATTATTATTTTACGTAGCTTTTGACACAAAATTGAAAAATATAGAACATCACAATCTCTTCTTTGACACTGATTTTGAACGTCATGCAAAAGAGATTTATGACCAACCCAGTTGGCCAGAAGATCCTTTGTTCTACGCTAATTTTCCATCAGTGACAGATTCAAGTATGGCACCAGAAAACTTTGAAACCGGTTTTTTTCTAATTCCTATTGCTCCAAATTTAACAGATACACCAGAACTAAGAAAACAGTATTTTGATATCATCATAGACCGGTTTGAAAGACGTACACAACAAAGTGTGAAACAAAATATACTTTTTAAAGAGTCTTTCTGTGTGAACGATTTTGTAGAGCAATACAACTCGTATAAAGGAAATGCGTATGGCATGGCCAATACATTAAGTCAAACCGCCTTTCTAAGACCCAATTTAAAAAGTAAAAAAGTAAATAACCTATATTTTACCGGCCAGCTGACCGTACCAGGTCCTGGGGTTCCCCCGGCTTTAATTTCAGGCAAACTCGTCTCTCAATTAATTAACAAGAACGTCTAA